The Couchioplanes caeruleus sequence CGGCGCGGCGGCACCGGCACCGACACCTTCGGGCCCGACCCCGGCGCCGATCCGACGTACGCGGTCTCCCGGCTGGTCCACCGAGAGCACCGCCTCAGCGTCGAGGTCCTGGCCAACCTGGCCGCCCTGCCCGCGACCGGAGCGTCCCTGCTCTGTGGCGGCCAGATCGTCCGGGGCGGCGCGGGCTCGCCCGCACTGATCTACGGCGTCCTACCGCCCGGCTGAGTCACCCCGTTCACCACCAGCGTGTAGGGGGCGTACTGCGTGAGCTCCCCGCTGGGCTCGTCGTACGCCACCACCGCGACCACCTTCGGATACGACCGCAGCGCCGCGAACTGATCGGCCGGCACCTGCCGCGCCCGCCGCCCGGCGTCGTCGAGTCCGATCAGCCGGACATGCCAGGCGTGCACCGCCACCGGCCGGATCTGCGACGGCGACCGGAAACCGCGCAGGCTCGAACCGTCACTGACCTGCCGCGTCTCCACCGCTACGTCGTCGACGTACCAGCCGCCCTCGTTCACCGCGCCGTCGCTGACGTAGCGGAAACCGAGAAGGATGGTCGTGCCGGCGTACGCGGAAAGGTCGTAGCGATGCGGCACGAAGCCGTCGGTGCGCCCGGTCACGCCGGGGCCGAGCGGGCCGGGGACGGTCCGGTCGCCGGGGATCGCCTGGTACGTGCGACCGCCGTCGGTCGACACCGTCACGTACCCGTAGTCGTAGCGCTCCTCGGCGCCGTACTTCGCGCGCAGGTTCAGGGTGGGCTTTCCCTTGGGCACCCGCACGGACACCACCGCGGTCGCATCGGTGTCGCTGGCGTCACCGGAGAACAGGGCGCCGTCACGAACCCGCCACGTCAGCGGAAGCGGAGGCAGGGTGCGGGCGCCGCGGAACCGCACGGACCGCAGGGCGTTTCCGGTCAGCGACCGCCCGGCGGCGTCGCGCAGCCGCACGTAGTCGGCGCCGTTGGGGGCGGCACCCGGCCGGTCGTAGGAGGCGGGGTTGGCCAGGTTGATCGTGGAACGCAGGCCGGGCACGCTGACCCGCTCCCGGGGCACGCCGGTCATGGTCCCGTCGCCCACGACCTTGTCGACCAGCGTCATCGTCTGGAAGTCGTGCAGCACGCCGTACAAAGGTTCGCCCGACCCGAGCGCCTCCTGCACCGCGGCCAACCCCTGGCGTTCGCGGTCGCGGTGCAGCCGGGACAGCACCGCGGGGCCGAATCGATCGCGCAGATAGAGCATGAACTGGTACGCGTGCCCGTAGTCGGCGAGCACCTCCTCGGGCTTGCCCTCATTCCACAAGTTCAGCGAATTCTGCGCCCCGCCGCAGTCGCGCGGATTGGCGTTGAAGGCGGTCCGCACCACGGCGAAGCCCTGGAAGCACACCAGATGGGCGTCCGCGCCGGGATGGTGCACGGTGGCGGTGCCGTCGGCGTAGCCCACCAGGCTCTGCGCGTAGTCGGACAGGCCCTCGTTCACCCAGAGATCCTCGCCCGGGTCGGTGTAGTACTGCAGGAGGTGCTGCCACTCGTGCGCGAACGTCCCCTCGTACATCCGCGGACGGGCCGGGCGGCTGGTGCAGAGATCGTCGGTCGGCTCGTTCGGAGGGGCGGCCCCGGTGCGGTGCTTCCAGTCGTACGCGTCGATCGTCATGACATTGCGATCGACGAGCTCATTGAACTGCGACGAGAAGAAGCCCGCGATGTACGTGGCCGCCTCGGGAAAGTCGTAGTAGTTGTCGTCGCGGATGTTGTCGATGAGCGTCACCGTCCGCCCGCCGGCCCCGGTGTAGTCGCCGGAGACCAGCGCATCGGTGCCGTCGCGGTCCGGCGGGGTGCTGAAGGCCGCGGTCTCTCGTGGGTAGATCGTCGTGTCGAACTCGCGGACCAGGTCGGCGATCCGGGCGTCGGTCACCTCGGTCGAGACGGCCGGCCGGCAGTCACCGGCCGGAAAGGCGAGGTGGTTCGCCACCCAGACCTCGATGTGCTCGCCGATGCCGCGCAGGGTGTAGTCCTTGCGGTAGAACCTCCCTTCGACATCGTCGAGAGCGAGCCACTCCCGCACGGTGCCGGTGGGCGGGGTGGGGGCGGCACGCCGCGCGAAGCCTGGTGGGCGAGTGCCGAGCCCGGTGGTGGAGTAGGTCCTGCGGGAGGGTTCGCGGACGTCATCCATCACGGACGTGACCGGGGTGTGTGCCGAGCCGGCTTCTCTCATGCCTGCGTTGGCTGTGGTGCCGGCTTCTCTCGCGTCTGCGTTGGCTGTGCCGGCTTCTCTCGCGTCTGCGTTGGCTGTCGTGCCCGCGCTGCTCGTCAGGCCGGCGTCGACGGCTCTTCCCGCGTGGGACGGGGACGCGGGCGTGAGAAGCAGGGGGGCGGTCAGGAGGGTAGCGGCGGAAAGACGAAGTGAGGCGCGCACAGCATAGGACGCTACCGCCATATAGCGGACAAAAGCGGCAAGACGCGACTACTCAAAGAGTGAGTGGTGTCGTCCGCCCTCCGCCCGTGACCGAGCCCGCCGCCGCAACTGCACCACCACGGCATCACCGGCGGCGACCACCGCCCACGCGACCAGCAACCACCCGGGCACCGTCCACCCTCGCCGGAACAGCAGGACGGCCAGCCCCGTGCAGACGACAACGCCGAACAAGGCCAGGACAAGC is a genomic window containing:
- a CDS encoding immune inhibitor A domain-containing protein, coding for MDDVREPSRRTYSTTGLGTRPPGFARRAAPTPPTGTVREWLALDDVEGRFYRKDYTLRGIGEHIEVWVANHLAFPAGDCRPAVSTEVTDARIADLVREFDTTIYPRETAAFSTPPDRDGTDALVSGDYTGAGGRTVTLIDNIRDDNYYDFPEAATYIAGFFSSQFNELVDRNVMTIDAYDWKHRTGAAPPNEPTDDLCTSRPARPRMYEGTFAHEWQHLLQYYTDPGEDLWVNEGLSDYAQSLVGYADGTATVHHPGADAHLVCFQGFAVVRTAFNANPRDCGGAQNSLNLWNEGKPEEVLADYGHAYQFMLYLRDRFGPAVLSRLHRDRERQGLAAVQEALGSGEPLYGVLHDFQTMTLVDKVVGDGTMTGVPRERVSVPGLRSTINLANPASYDRPGAAPNGADYVRLRDAAGRSLTGNALRSVRFRGARTLPPLPLTWRVRDGALFSGDASDTDATAVVSVRVPKGKPTLNLRAKYGAEERYDYGYVTVSTDGGRTYQAIPGDRTVPGPLGPGVTGRTDGFVPHRYDLSAYAGTTILLGFRYVSDGAVNEGGWYVDDVAVETRQVSDGSSLRGFRSPSQIRPVAVHAWHVRLIGLDDAGRRARQVPADQFAALRSYPKVVAVVAYDEPSGELTQYAPYTLVVNGVTQPGGRTP